A single Mycolicibacterium cosmeticum DNA region contains:
- a CDS encoding heme-binding protein, which translates to MLLSARAARRAVAGAVGTGAVAGAMLFGAIPSALADDPANNPPNCTAADLAGVASGVSAGTSAYLFTHPDVNWFFTSLEGLPRDEVRKQVADYLDKNPQTKAELTGIRQPLVDLKNRCGAAPAPAIP; encoded by the coding sequence ATGTTGCTCTCGGCTCGTGCTGCGCGGCGTGCGGTTGCTGGCGCGGTGGGCACCGGCGCAGTCGCCGGCGCGATGTTGTTCGGTGCCATCCCCTCGGCACTTGCCGACGACCCGGCCAACAACCCCCCCAACTGCACCGCGGCCGACCTGGCCGGCGTGGCGTCCGGAGTCTCCGCGGGGACGTCCGCGTACCTGTTCACCCATCCCGATGTGAACTGGTTCTTCACCAGTCTCGAGGGCCTGCCCCGCGATGAGGTCCGCAAGCAGGTGGCCGACTACCTCGACAAGAACCCGCAGACCAAGGCGGAGCTGACGGGTATCCGGCAGCCGCTGGTGGATCTGAAGAACCGCTGCGGCGCCGCACCGGCGCCTGCCATACCGTAG
- a CDS encoding response regulator transcription factor yields MVLMVDDDPDVRTSVARGLRHSGFDVRVAANGKEALRLLATEAHDALVLDVQMPELDGVAVVTALRALGNDIPICVLSARDTVNDRIAGLEAGADDYLTKPFDLGELVARLHALLRRAGHSERSSDVMSVGPLTIDTARRLVFVDGDRADLTKREFDLLAALAENAGVVLSRQRLLELVWGYDFDVDTNVADVFVSYLRRKLERDGHPRVIHTVRGIGYVLREEA; encoded by the coding sequence ATGGTGCTGATGGTCGACGACGACCCGGACGTGCGAACGTCGGTGGCCCGCGGGCTACGGCATTCGGGGTTCGACGTCCGGGTCGCGGCCAACGGCAAGGAGGCGCTGCGCCTGCTGGCCACCGAGGCGCACGACGCGCTGGTGCTGGATGTGCAGATGCCCGAACTCGACGGCGTCGCCGTGGTGACGGCGCTGCGCGCGCTGGGCAACGACATCCCGATCTGTGTGCTCTCGGCCCGCGACACGGTCAACGACCGCATCGCCGGCCTGGAGGCCGGCGCCGACGACTACCTGACCAAACCGTTCGATCTGGGTGAGCTGGTGGCCCGGCTGCACGCGCTGCTGCGCCGCGCCGGCCATTCCGAACGTTCCTCCGACGTCATGTCGGTGGGGCCGCTGACCATCGACACCGCCCGGCGGCTGGTCTTCGTCGACGGCGACCGGGCGGATCTGACCAAACGGGAATTCGATCTTCTGGCCGCCCTCGCCGAGAACGCCGGCGTGGTGCTGTCACGGCAGCGCCTGCTGGAACTGGTGTGGGGCTACGACTTCGACGTCGACACCAACGTCGCCGACGTGTTCGTCTCCTACCTGCGGCGCAAGCTGGAGCGGGACGGCCATCCGCGGGTCATCCACACGGTGCGCGGTATCGGCTACGTCCTGCGGGAGGAGGCGTAG
- a CDS encoding hemophore, translating into MSTTSSTSRSVRRALFGTFAVSAFGGVLAAGLLTPGATPTATGATDPCAASQIAKTIGSVATSTGSYLDAHPETNQALTTIAQLPAGPQSLAATKSYFDANPQAGKDMQQLQQPLVSLSTQCRLPITVPQLLGLMQAAQNQGTGLPAALTPAQSLGAASTSGAGSAAGTAPDPVGGTGTGPLPGPAAITPR; encoded by the coding sequence ATGTCGACAACGTCCAGCACCTCGCGCTCGGTGCGCCGCGCCCTGTTCGGAACATTCGCTGTGAGCGCATTCGGCGGTGTGCTGGCGGCGGGGTTGCTCACCCCGGGGGCCACCCCGACGGCCACGGGGGCCACCGATCCTTGCGCCGCCAGCCAGATCGCCAAGACCATCGGCTCGGTGGCCACCTCCACGGGCAGCTACCTGGACGCGCACCCCGAGACCAACCAGGCGTTGACCACGATCGCGCAGCTGCCCGCCGGGCCGCAGTCGTTGGCGGCGACCAAGTCGTACTTCGACGCCAACCCGCAGGCCGGCAAGGACATGCAGCAGTTGCAGCAGCCCTTGGTATCGCTGTCGACGCAGTGCCGGCTGCCGATCACGGTGCCCCAACTGCTGGGCTTGATGCAGGCCGCGCAGAACCAGGGGACGGGTTTGCCGGCCGCGCTGACACCGGCCCAGTCCCTGGGCGCCGCGAGCACCTCGGGGGCCGGTTCGGCGGCCGGCACGGCACCCGACCCGGTGGGTGGCACCGGCACCGGGCCGCTGCCCGGACCGGCCGCGATCACCCCTCGGTAG
- a CDS encoding MMPL family transporter, with protein MMRLSGSLRRYRWAVFVAWLLLLAPSIYLAMSQSDNLTGGGFEVSGSQSLYVQRQLEQQFPEQGASPLALVAVPRADASFEDMNAAVAELERIAGQVPSVTVTPNPQQRPPAPDRPYVVTLQLDFHNSGAVDIAKQLRAKVGIDGDQAGQTRDGKVRLYVIGQGALGAAAQTATKHDIAQAEQWNLPVVLIVLLAVFGSLAAAAMPMLLAVCTVVVTMGVVFLLSTVTTMSVFVTSTVSMFGIALAVDYSLFILMRFREELRAGRDPAQATDAAMATSGLAVVLSGLTVIASVTGIYLINTPILRSMATGAILAVAIAVLTSTTLTPAVLATFGRAAAKRSALLHWSRRPVTTQSRFWTRWTGWVMHRPWLSALLASLLLLAMAAPVFAMSLGNSMLRQFDPSHEIRGGVNAAAEALGPGALGPVRIMVSFPNGNADSTQAAPALESIRTRITQAPDVASVSPPVFGKDNHSALFSAVLSVDPEDLAARKTVDWLRAELPKLPTDGARIDVGGPTALIKDFDDRVSAMQPWVFLFVCVIAFVMLLISIRSVFLALKGVLMTVLSVAAAYGSLVVVFEWGWLEDLGFAPLASLDSTVPPLVLAMTFGLSMDYEIFLLTRIRERFLQTNNTRDAVAYGVSTSARTITSAALIMIAVFIGFAFAGMPLVAQIGVACATAIAVDATVVRLVLVPALMAMFDQWNWWLPRWLDRILPSVDFEKPLPKIDIGDLVLIPDDISGLVAPGADLRVVMKSSAKLKTLAPQSIIVADPLVFSGCRPRVTPLADPTAGARRFAGVGSGRGGTINGVTQAVRKPVHPVTMWRGRLAVALDALDIAASDRSAVERSSPMETTNVALPTGDRLLIPTGAETLRLAGYLILTRNQTRDYADLAGWAESMDTQTAAAVLTGMDRYYCGTRSRSQWVASQLIRRLADPRPEDDPAEVLTSADTDWATVRKRCLSVAVAMLEETR; from the coding sequence ATGATGCGCTTGAGCGGCAGCCTGCGCAGATATCGCTGGGCAGTGTTTGTCGCGTGGCTACTGCTGCTCGCGCCCTCGATCTACCTCGCGATGAGCCAGTCGGACAACCTGACCGGCGGCGGCTTCGAGGTGTCCGGGTCCCAGTCGCTGTACGTCCAGCGCCAGCTCGAACAGCAGTTCCCCGAGCAGGGGGCGTCGCCGCTGGCGCTCGTCGCGGTGCCCCGCGCCGACGCGTCGTTCGAGGATATGAACGCCGCCGTCGCCGAACTGGAGCGCATCGCGGGTCAGGTACCGAGCGTCACGGTGACTCCCAATCCGCAACAGCGCCCGCCCGCCCCGGACCGGCCGTACGTCGTCACCCTGCAACTGGACTTCCACAACAGCGGCGCCGTCGACATCGCCAAGCAGCTGCGCGCCAAGGTCGGCATCGACGGCGACCAGGCCGGCCAGACCCGGGACGGCAAGGTCCGGCTCTACGTCATCGGCCAAGGGGCGCTCGGCGCGGCCGCCCAGACCGCCACCAAACACGACATCGCCCAGGCCGAGCAGTGGAACCTGCCGGTGGTGCTGATCGTGCTGCTCGCGGTGTTCGGGTCGCTGGCGGCCGCCGCGATGCCGATGCTGCTGGCGGTGTGCACCGTCGTGGTCACCATGGGCGTGGTCTTCCTGTTGTCGACGGTGACGACGATGTCGGTGTTCGTGACGTCGACGGTGTCGATGTTCGGTATCGCCCTGGCCGTCGACTACTCCCTGTTCATCCTGATGCGGTTCCGGGAGGAGCTGCGGGCCGGCCGTGACCCGGCCCAGGCCACCGACGCCGCGATGGCCACCTCCGGGCTGGCCGTGGTCCTGTCGGGGCTCACCGTGATCGCCTCGGTCACCGGCATCTACCTGATCAACACCCCGATCCTGCGGTCGATGGCCACCGGCGCCATCCTCGCGGTGGCCATCGCGGTGCTCACCTCGACCACGCTCACGCCCGCGGTGCTGGCCACCTTCGGCCGGGCGGCGGCCAAACGGTCGGCACTGCTGCACTGGTCGCGCCGGCCGGTCACCACGCAGTCCCGGTTCTGGACCCGGTGGACGGGCTGGGTCATGCACCGACCCTGGCTGTCGGCACTGCTGGCGTCGCTGCTGCTGCTCGCCATGGCCGCCCCGGTGTTCGCGATGTCACTGGGCAACAGCATGCTCCGCCAGTTCGACCCCAGTCACGAGATCCGCGGCGGGGTGAACGCCGCGGCCGAGGCACTGGGTCCCGGCGCGCTGGGACCGGTGCGGATCATGGTGAGCTTCCCGAACGGGAACGCCGACAGCACGCAGGCGGCGCCGGCGCTCGAGTCGATCCGCACCAGGATCACCCAGGCCCCCGATGTCGCGTCGGTGTCGCCGCCGGTGTTCGGCAAGGACAACCACAGCGCGCTGTTCTCGGCGGTGCTCTCGGTCGACCCGGAGGACCTCGCGGCGCGCAAGACGGTGGACTGGCTGCGCGCCGAACTGCCGAAGCTGCCGACCGACGGCGCGCGCATCGACGTCGGCGGTCCCACCGCGTTGATCAAGGACTTCGACGACCGGGTCTCGGCCATGCAGCCGTGGGTCTTCCTGTTCGTCTGCGTCATCGCCTTCGTGATGCTGCTGATCTCGATCCGGTCGGTGTTCCTGGCCCTCAAGGGCGTGCTGATGACGGTGCTGTCGGTGGCGGCGGCCTACGGCAGTCTGGTGGTGGTCTTCGAATGGGGCTGGCTGGAGGACCTCGGGTTCGCCCCGCTGGCGTCCCTGGACAGCACCGTCCCGCCGCTGGTGCTGGCCATGACCTTCGGGCTGTCGATGGACTACGAGATCTTCCTGCTCACCCGGATCCGGGAACGGTTCCTGCAGACCAACAACACCCGCGACGCGGTCGCCTACGGCGTGAGCACCAGCGCCCGCACCATCACCAGCGCGGCGCTGATCATGATCGCGGTGTTCATCGGTTTCGCGTTCGCGGGGATGCCACTGGTCGCCCAGATCGGCGTGGCCTGCGCGACGGCGATCGCGGTGGACGCCACCGTGGTCCGCCTGGTCCTGGTGCCGGCGCTGATGGCGATGTTCGACCAGTGGAACTGGTGGCTGCCGCGCTGGCTGGACCGCATCCTGCCGTCGGTGGATTTCGAGAAGCCGCTGCCCAAGATCGACATCGGCGACCTGGTCCTCATCCCCGACGACATCTCCGGTCTGGTCGCGCCCGGCGCGGATCTGCGGGTGGTGATGAAATCATCGGCCAAGCTCAAGACCCTTGCGCCGCAGTCGATCATCGTCGCCGACCCGCTGGTGTTCAGCGGGTGCCGGCCCCGCGTCACCCCGCTCGCCGACCCGACGGCCGGCGCGCGCCGGTTCGCCGGCGTGGGCTCGGGCCGTGGCGGCACCATCAACGGCGTCACCCAGGCGGTGCGCAAGCCGGTGCATCCGGTCACCATGTGGCGGGGCCGGCTGGCGGTGGCGCTGGACGCGCTGGACATCGCGGCGTCCGACCGGTCGGCGGTGGAACGCAGCAGTCCGATGGAAACCACCAACGTCGCGCTGCCCACCGGGGACCGGCTGCTGATCCCGACCGGCGCCGAGACGCTGCGGCTGGCGGGGTACCTGATCTTGACCCGCAACCAGACCCGCGATTACGCCGATCTGGCCGGGTGGGCCGAGTCGATGGACACCCAGACCGCGGCCGCGGTCCTGACCGGGATGGACCGGTATTACTGTGGAACACGCTCGCGGTCGCAGTGGGTGGCCTCCCAACTGATCAGGCGGTTGGCCGACCCGCGCCCGGAGGACGACCCGGCCGAGGTGCTGACTTCGGCCGACACCGATTGGGCCACGGTCCGCAAGCGCTGCTTGTCCGTTGCCGTGGCGATGCTTGAGGAAACGAGGTGA